In Gemmatimonadota bacterium, the sequence TCACCCTCGCGGTTGGTACCGGGTGTACTCGTCCTTGTGGTATTCGCGGTCCACGTGGGTGTAGATCTGCGTGGTGGCGATGTCCACGTGGCCCAGCATTTCCTGGACGGCACGGAGATCGGCGCCCCCTTCCAGGAGATGGGTGGCGAAGGAATGGCGCAGGGTATGGGGACTGACTTTCTTTTCGAGCCCGGCCAGTTCCACGTAGGTATCCATGATCTTCCACAGGCCCATGCGGGACAGCCGGCCTCCGCGCGCGTTCAGGAAGAGCAACTCGCCGCTCTTCGATGAGGCCAGGGCGGGCCGAACCTTGTGCAGGTAGTTTCGGATCACGTTGATCGCCTGGCGGCCCACGGGGACCAGGCGTTCTTTGCCGCCCTTCCCGAAGATGCGCGCCAGCCCGGTTTCGAAGAGGAGATCGGGCCGCCTGAAATCCAGCAGTTCGGACGCGCGCAGGCCGGTGGCGTACATGAATTCGAGGATCGCCCGGTCGCGCAGTCCCAGCGACGTCGTATGATCGGGTTGTTCGAGTAACGTCCTGATCTCCTCCAGGCTCAGGACGACCGGGAGGCGGCGGGGCTGCTTGGGCACCCGGACGTGCTCGGTCGGATCGGCCGTGGCCAGTCCCTCGCCGATGAGGAATCGATGGAAGATCCGTACCGCAGATACGTGCCGCGCAATGCTCGAAGGCGCGAGCCCGCGGCGGCGCAGGTACGCGATGAACCCCTGGACGTCTTGGCGCGTGGCGTCCGAGAAGGAAGCGATCCCCCTCCGGTCGAGGTGGTTCTTGTAGGAGGTCAGGTCGCGGCGGTACGCCTCGTGGCTGTTCGGCGACAGCCCCCGTTCGATGAGCAGGTGGGTGAGGAAATCGTTCAGTTCATTCATGACGCGCGGCGGCGCACTCCGCCCGTGCGCTTACGCGGCGGCGCACTCCGCCCGTGCCCGATCGGCATGCGCTTTCATGTACGCGATCGAGTAGGCGTAACCGATCCGGCCGTCTCCCGCCATCTCGGGGATGTGGTCGGGGATCATGACCCCGTAGAAGCCGGTCTCCTCCAGGACCCGCGCGGCCTGGTACATGTCGAAGTACCCGTTGTCGATGAAGGTCTCCACGAAATGGGGCAGGGGCTGGTCCACGTTCCGGTAGTGGACCTTGAAGACCTTGCCCTGTTCGCCGAAATGGCGAAGCGATTCCTCCACGCCCTTGCCCATAAGCGATCCGCCTTCGAGCCAGCAGCCGATGCAGAAGCAGAGCCCCACGTTCGGGCTGTCGGCAATTTCCATGGCCCGGTAGTATCCGTCGTAACTGCTGAAGATGCAGCGCGGGATGCCACCGAGTTCCGGCTGGGGTGGATCGTCGGGATGGATGCCGATACGGACGCCCGCTTCCTCCGCGACCGGCGCGACTTCCCCGATGAAATGGGCGAAATTGTCCCAGATTTCGTCTTCACTGTACGCCCGACCGTGGGTCAACGGCATCCTGAACATACGCCCGCCCCAGTGGCCTTCCTCGGCTTTCGCCAGGTCGAATCCGCGGGCCGGCGCACCGCCGCGCGTCGTCTCCCGCTCCGTACTCCAGATCCCGTTCCCCATGTGGGCATAGGTCGTATAGGGAATGCCGGCCCGGCCGAGGTCGCGTATGTAGCGCTTGTACTGTTCCACCTTCGCGTCCCGGTTCGGCAGGTTGAGCACGATGGCGTCCTGGTTGTGCACGTCGCTGTTCCCGAAACCGTAGATCTTGATGCCGGCTTCCTCGTAGATCTCCCGCCGGCTCATGAAATAGTCGTAGTTGGCGTGTTCGCCGTCCGTCCAGAGACAGACGTATTCGATGCCCAGCTGCCGGGCGAACTGCAGGTCCTCCTGCGAGGGTTCGGGAGACATCTGTCCTGCGATCTTGAGACCGGGTTCTATTTCCATGAGCGCCATGGGAGGCTCCTAGATGAAAGTTTCCGTTTCGTATTCGGACTTGTGGGGTATTATATTCGACGTTCCCGGAATTGTGAAACGATTTATCGAAAAGGAGTTTGAGGTACATGCGCATACTGAGCCGGACGGTCCCGGCCCTCTCCCTGATCCTGTTCCCGACCCTCGCCACAATCCTCGCTCTGATGTTCGTTCTGATCCAGCCGGTCCTGGTTTACGCCCAGGGCATTACGACCGCGGCCCTCTACGGCAGGATTCTGGACGACACCGGTGCGCCGCTTCCCGACGCTACGGTGGTCGCCTTGCACGAACCGACGGGTGTCTCCTCCGGCGTCTTTTCCCGTGCCGACGGGCGATACAACCTCGCGGGCTTGAGGACCGGCGGCCCGTACGAGATCCGGGTCAGCTATATCGGCTACCGCACCGCCGTCCGGCAGGACATTTTGCTGACCATGGGCCAGAGCCTGCGGGCGGATTTCCGGCTGGACAGGGACCTCATCGAGGCGGGGGAAATCACCGTAACGGCCCACCGGGACGAGGTTTTAAGCGCGTCGAACACCGGTACCGAGACCCACGTATCGGCGATCGAGATCGCTCGTCTGCCCTCGATCGCGCGGAGCATACAGGACTACACGAGGCTGGCGCCCGAAGCGGCGTCGAAGGCAGGCGGGCAGAGCATCGCGGGCAAGAACAACCGACTGAATAATTTCCAGGTGGACGGCGCGGTGCTGAACGACGCCTTCGGCCTGACGGGCGAGGGACTGCCCACGGGCCAGGTGGACGCACAGCCGATCAGCCTGGACGCCATCGAGGAATTCCAGGTGCAGGTGGCCCCCTTTGACGTGCGCTCCGGCGGTTTCGCGGGAGGGCTCATCAACGCGGTGACGCGCAGCGGAACGAACCGTTACCGGGGTTCCGTTTACTGGTTCGGCCGGAACGAATCCCTGGTAGGCGACCTGGACGGGGACGAATTCGGAGATTTCACCGACTACCAGCTTGGTTTCCGGCTCGGCGGCCCGGTGGCCAGGAACCGGGCCTTCTTCTTCGTCAACGGAGAACTGCGGCGCCGTTCGAGCCCTTCGAGCGCGGGTCCGGCGGATTCGGACCAGCCCATACGCTTCGGGGCGGGCTCGGCCGATCTGCAGCGGATCGTGGACGTCGCCCGCGACCGATACGGTTACGACGCCGGTGGATACGACCCTTTCTCACAGGATACGCGGAACGAAAAGATATTCGCGCGGCTGGACGTCAACCTGACGCCCGGGCACCGTCTCACCCTGCGCCACAACCTGGTGAACGGCGACCTGGACGACGGGCTGAGCCGGGGACGTACCCTCTTCACGCTGACCAGCAACCAGTTCAAGCGCGACAACGTCACCCAGTCGTCGGTCGTGCAGCTCAACAGCACCTTCTCCGGCAGCCTGGCCAATGAAGCGCGGATATCCTACAGCCGCGTGCGGGACAAGCGGTCGCCGCTGTCCGCTTCCTTTCCCCAGGTCCGGATCGATCTCGAGGAACCGGGCGGCGCGTTCCTGGGCGAGGTCCGGCTCGGCGTGGAACGGTTCTCCCAGGCCAACACGCTGGACCAGGACACCTTCGAGTTCACCAACGACCTCCACCTGTTCCGCGCGGATCACACCATAACGATCGGCACCCACAACGAATTCGTCTCTTTCGACAACCTGTTCATTCAGGACTACTACGGGGCCTACGAGTTCGACAGTATCGAGGCTTTCGAAAGGGGCACCCCCACCCGCTACCTCTTGAGCCGGTCCAGCGTGCCCGGCGTCGAACAGCCTCGCGCCGCATGGGACTACGTGCAGCTGGGATTCTACGCCCAGGACAACTGGAAAGTCAGCCCGCGGCTCAGCCTGAACTTCGGGCTGCGGGCCGACGTGCCGATCCTGCCGGACGAACCCCTGGCCAACGACCGCTTCGCCCGCCAGTTCGCCGGCCACCGGACGGACCGGACCCCGGGCGGTCAAGTACACTGGTCTCCCCGCTTCGGGTTCAATCTCGACGCCGGAGGGGACCGCGGGACCCAGATCCGGGGTGGCGCCGGCGTCTTCGCGGGACTGCCGCCCGCCGTCTGGCTTTCCAACGCATACAGCAACAGCGGCGTGGACTTCACCCGCATCGATCTCGCGACCTTTCGGGACCAGGACGTCCCCGCGTTCGTAGCCGACCCCTTCGCGCAACCGCTACCGCTGGGAGCAGATCTCTCCGCGCCACAGACTTCGGAGGTCAACGTCATCGATCCGGCGTTCCGGCTGCCCCGGGTCTTCCGCACCAACCTCGCCCTCGACCGCAGGCTGCCCCTGGACCTGGTCGGTACCGTGGAAGTCCTGCTGGCCCGAAACCTCGACGACGTCCGGTTCCGTAACCTCAACATCGGGGACGCCGGCAGGCCGACCGGTGTGACGCCGGACGGAAGGCCCGACTACGGCGGCAGGAAGGTCAGCGGAGATTTCACCAACGTCATCCTCCTGGAGAACACGGACAGGGGCCGCCAGTTCAACCTGACGTTGCGGCTGCGCAAAGGACAGAACACGACCTTCCTGCCCGGACTCTTCGGCAGTCTGGCCTACGTATTCCAGGACGCGGAGGACATCAACAGCGGCAGGTCGAGCCGCGCCATCTCCAACTGGCAGTACAACGAGACCGACGACCCCAACGGAGAGACGACCGCCACGTCCGATTTCGAGGTCCGGCACCGGGTCCTGGCCAGCGGGTCCTGGAAGT encodes:
- the xerD gene encoding site-specific tyrosine recombinase XerD — its product is MNELNDFLTHLLIERGLSPNSHEAYRRDLTSYKNHLDRRGIASFSDATRQDVQGFIAYLRRRGLAPSSIARHVSAVRIFHRFLIGEGLATADPTEHVRVPKQPRRLPVVLSLEEIRTLLEQPDHTTSLGLRDRAILEFMYATGLRASELLDFRRPDLLFETGLARIFGKGGKERLVPVGRQAINVIRNYLHKVRPALASSKSGELLFLNARGGRLSRMGLWKIMDTYVELAGLEKKVSPHTLRHSFATHLLEGGADLRAVQEMLGHVDIATTQIYTHVDREYHKDEYTRYQPRG
- a CDS encoding TIM barrel protein, which gives rise to MALMEIEPGLKIAGQMSPEPSQEDLQFARQLGIEYVCLWTDGEHANYDYFMSRREIYEEAGIKIYGFGNSDVHNQDAIVLNLPNRDAKVEQYKRYIRDLGRAGIPYTTYAHMGNGIWSTERETTRGGAPARGFDLAKAEEGHWGGRMFRMPLTHGRAYSEDEIWDNFAHFIGEVAPVAEEAGVRIGIHPDDPPQPELGGIPRCIFSSYDGYYRAMEIADSPNVGLCFCIGCWLEGGSLMGKGVEESLRHFGEQGKVFKVHYRNVDQPLPHFVETFIDNGYFDMYQAARVLEETGFYGVMIPDHIPEMAGDGRIGYAYSIAYMKAHADRARAECAAA
- a CDS encoding TonB-dependent receptor — protein: MRILSRTVPALSLILFPTLATILALMFVLIQPVLVYAQGITTAALYGRILDDTGAPLPDATVVALHEPTGVSSGVFSRADGRYNLAGLRTGGPYEIRVSYIGYRTAVRQDILLTMGQSLRADFRLDRDLIEAGEITVTAHRDEVLSASNTGTETHVSAIEIARLPSIARSIQDYTRLAPEAASKAGGQSIAGKNNRLNNFQVDGAVLNDAFGLTGEGLPTGQVDAQPISLDAIEEFQVQVAPFDVRSGGFAGGLINAVTRSGTNRYRGSVYWFGRNESLVGDLDGDEFGDFTDYQLGFRLGGPVARNRAFFFVNGELRRRSSPSSAGPADSDQPIRFGAGSADLQRIVDVARDRYGYDAGGYDPFSQDTRNEKIFARLDVNLTPGHRLTLRHNLVNGDLDDGLSRGRTLFTLTSNQFKRDNVTQSSVVQLNSTFSGSLANEARISYSRVRDKRSPLSASFPQVRIDLEEPGGAFLGEVRLGVERFSQANTLDQDTFEFTNDLHLFRADHTITIGTHNEFVSFDNLFIQDYYGAYEFDSIEAFERGTPTRYLLSRSSVPGVEQPRAAWDYVQLGFYAQDNWKVSPRLSLNFGLRADVPILPDEPLANDRFARQFAGHRTDRTPGGQVHWSPRFGFNLDAGGDRGTQIRGGAGVFAGLPPAVWLSNAYSNSGVDFTRIDLATFRDQDVPAFVADPFAQPLPLGADLSAPQTSEVNVIDPAFRLPRVFRTNLALDRRLPLDLVGTVEVLLARNLDDVRFRNLNIGDAGRPTGVTPDGRPDYGGRKVSGDFTNVILLENTDRGRQFNLTLRLRKGQNTTFLPGLFGSLAYVFQDAEDINSGRSSRAISNWQYNETDDPNGETTATSDFEVRHRVLASGSWKFEIGQGLATTVSVFYEGSAGDPYSYMYSDDVNGDGIRGNDLAYIPASRSDVSAEVADDEWRAIDAFIDSDPTLRAARGGIVRRNASRSPWRNRLDLRLIQQLPSVRNQHFELTLDVLNLTNLINSDWGQSRYVRFDAAGLFNFDGYDEQGRPDLDLRVRDANEDGRVDREDVFQTTNLSSRWQVQAGVRYTF